A window of the Lagopus muta isolate bLagMut1 chromosome 1, bLagMut1 primary, whole genome shotgun sequence genome harbors these coding sequences:
- the FAM181B gene encoding protein FAM181B, giving the protein MAVPAALLSPHHLLSFCFPAGGLLGYADLEKGYEGGGGGGGGGEAGDFKEATRDLLSFIDSASSNIKLALDKPVKSKRKVNHRKYLQKQIKRCTGIIAPPPAAPPPPACPKPPPPPRREGSQAGSSLQSRSLAALFGSLQPGRGSAGSDGGGAAGGGPRKVPLRDRNLPPSFFTEPGAKETEKGGGPEAAEFFELLGPDYGALLPEHAAPPQDAFPAARPPAELGLEHGLYEAAPLPAAPHPLLGGLPYPEPPWSPPGPCSPAKKAPAAALRPLYPEPAAAGDAFGPFFPECPLPAPQMPYEYGGGFHRAAYTGL; this is encoded by the coding sequence ATGGCCGTGCCCGCCGCGCTGCTCAGCCCGCACCACCTCCTCTCCTTCTGCTTCCCCGCCGGCGGCCTGCTGGGCTATGCCGACCTGGAGAAGGGCTacgagggaggaggaggaggaggaggcggcggcgagGCGGGGGACTTTAAGGAAGCCACCCGGGACCTGCTGAGCTTCATCGACTCTGCCTCCAGCAACATCAAGCTGGCGCTGGACAAGCCGGTGAAATCCAAGCGGAAGGTGAACCACAGGAAATACCTGCAGAAGCAGATCAAGCGCTGCACCGGCATCAtcgccccgccgcccgccgccccgccgccccccgcctgCCCCaaaccgccgccgccgccgcgccgggAGGGTTCGCAGGcgggcagcagcctgcagagccgCAGCCTGGCCGCCCTCTTCGGCTCCCTGCAGCCGGGCCGGGGCTCGGCGGGCTCGGACGGCGGaggggcggcgggaggcggcccGCGGAAGGTGCCGCTGCGGGACCGCAACCTGCCGCCCTCCTTCTTCACCGAGCCGGGCGCCAAGGAGACGGAGAAGGGAGGCGGGCCGGAGGCGGCCGAGTTCTTCGAGCTGCTGGGCCCCGACTACGGCGCGCTGCTGCCCGAGCACGCGGCCCCGCCGCAGGACGCCttccccgccgcccgcccgcccgccgagctggggctggagcacGGGCTGTACGAGGCCGCGCCGCTGCCCGCCGCTCCGCACCCGCTGCTGGGCGGGCTGCCGTACCCCGAGCCGCCCTGGAGCCCGCCCGGGCCCTGCAGCCCCGCCAAGAAGGCGCCGGCCGCGGCGCTGCGCCCGCTGTACCCGGAGCCGGCCGCCGCCGGCGACGCCTTCGGTCCCTTCTTCCCCGAGTGCCCCCTGCCCGCCCCGCAGATGCCCTACGAGTATGGCGGCGGCTTCCACCGGGCGGCCTACACCGGGCTGTAG